Proteins co-encoded in one Pseudomonas beijingensis genomic window:
- the xylF gene encoding D-xylose ABC transporter substrate-binding protein, whose amino-acid sequence MKTFKRTLLAGALALLSLPVMADAAHPKIGFSIDDLRLERWSRDRDYFVAAAEKLDAKVFVQSADANEQKQISQIENLISRGVDVIVIVPFNATVLTNAVAEAKKAGIKVVSYDRLILNADIDAYISFDNEKVGEMQASGVLKAAPKGNYFLLGGAPTDNNAKVLREGQMKVLQPAIDKGDIKIVGQQWVKEWNPTEALSIVENALTRNNNKIDGIVASNDATAGGAIQALAAQKMAGKVPISGQDADLAAVKRVIDGTQTMTVYKPLKLIATEAAKLSVQLARNEKPTFSSQYDNGSKKVDTILLTPTPLTKDNIDLLEKDGFYTKAQIAGQ is encoded by the coding sequence ATGAAAACATTCAAACGTACCCTGCTCGCCGGCGCCCTCGCCCTGCTCTCGCTTCCGGTCATGGCCGATGCGGCCCATCCGAAAATCGGTTTTTCCATCGATGACCTGCGCCTGGAGCGCTGGTCGCGGGACCGTGACTACTTCGTCGCGGCGGCGGAAAAACTCGACGCCAAGGTCTTCGTCCAATCCGCCGATGCCAACGAGCAGAAGCAGATCTCGCAGATCGAAAACCTGATCTCCCGTGGTGTCGATGTGATCGTCATCGTGCCGTTCAACGCCACCGTGCTGACCAACGCCGTCGCCGAAGCCAAGAAGGCCGGGATCAAGGTGGTGTCCTACGACCGACTGATCCTCAACGCCGACATCGACGCCTACATTTCCTTCGATAACGAAAAGGTCGGCGAGATGCAGGCCAGCGGCGTGCTGAAAGCCGCGCCCAAGGGCAACTACTTCCTGCTCGGTGGCGCGCCCACGGACAACAACGCCAAGGTCCTGCGCGAAGGCCAGATGAAAGTGCTGCAACCAGCCATCGACAAGGGTGACATCAAGATTGTCGGCCAGCAGTGGGTGAAGGAATGGAACCCCACCGAAGCGCTGAGCATCGTGGAAAACGCCCTAACCCGGAACAACAACAAAATCGATGGCATCGTCGCCTCCAACGACGCCACCGCCGGCGGCGCCATCCAGGCCCTGGCAGCACAGAAGATGGCCGGCAAGGTGCCGATCTCGGGCCAGGACGCCGACCTCGCGGCGGTCAAGCGCGTGATCGATGGCACCCAGACCATGACCGTCTACAAGCCGCTGAAACTGATTGCCACCGAAGCCGCCAAGCTCTCGGTGCAACTGGCGCGTAACGAGAAACCGACCTTCAGCTCGCAATACGACAATGGCAGCAAGAAAGTCGACACCATCCTGCTCACCCCTACTCCGTTGACCAAGGACAACATCGACCTGCTGGAAAAGGACGGGTTCTATACCAAGGCGCAGATCGCCGGGCAGTGA
- the xylA gene encoding xylose isomerase: MPYFPGVDKIRYEGPTSDSSLAFRHYDANKLVLGKPMREHLRMAVCYWHTFVWPGSDVFGAGTFKRPWQHAGDPMEVAIGKAEAAFEFFSKLGIDYYCFHDTDVAPEGNSLKEYRNHFAQMVDHLERHQEQTGIKLLWGTANCFSNPRFAAGAASNPDPEVFACAAAQVFSAMNATQRLKGANYVLWGGREGYETLLNTDLKQEREQLGRFMRMVVEHKHKIGFKGDLLIEPKPQEPTKHQYDYDSATVFGFLQQFGLENEIKVNIEANHATLAGHSFHHEIATAVSLGIFGSIDANRGDPQNGWDTDQFPNSVEEMTLATYEILKAGGFGNGGFNFDSKVRRQSVDDIDLFHGHVAAMDVLALALERAAAMVQNDQLQQFKDQRYAGWQKPFGKAVIAGDFSLESLAEHAFTNELNPQAVSGRQEMLENVVNRFIYP, from the coding sequence ATGCCGTACTTCCCCGGTGTCGACAAGATTCGCTATGAAGGCCCCACCAGCGATTCGTCGCTTGCCTTCCGTCACTACGACGCCAACAAGTTGGTGCTCGGTAAACCCATGCGCGAGCACCTGCGCATGGCGGTCTGCTACTGGCACACCTTCGTCTGGCCGGGGTCGGATGTGTTCGGTGCCGGTACCTTCAAGCGCCCATGGCAGCACGCCGGGGATCCGATGGAAGTGGCCATCGGCAAGGCCGAAGCGGCCTTTGAGTTCTTCTCCAAGCTGGGCATCGACTACTACTGCTTCCACGACACCGACGTCGCCCCGGAAGGCAATTCGCTGAAGGAGTACCGCAACCACTTCGCCCAGATGGTCGACCACCTGGAGCGCCATCAGGAACAGACCGGGATCAAGCTGCTGTGGGGCACCGCCAACTGCTTCAGCAACCCGCGCTTTGCCGCAGGCGCCGCCAGTAACCCCGATCCGGAAGTGTTCGCCTGCGCCGCCGCGCAAGTGTTCAGCGCGATGAACGCCACCCAACGCCTCAAGGGCGCCAACTACGTGTTGTGGGGCGGTCGTGAAGGCTACGAAACCCTGCTCAATACCGACTTGAAACAAGAGCGCGAACAGTTGGGCCGCTTCATGCGCATGGTGGTCGAGCACAAGCACAAGATCGGCTTCAAGGGCGACCTGCTGATCGAACCCAAGCCCCAGGAGCCGACCAAGCACCAATACGATTACGACAGCGCCACGGTGTTCGGCTTCCTGCAGCAGTTCGGCCTGGAGAACGAGATCAAGGTCAACATCGAAGCCAACCACGCCACCCTGGCCGGCCACAGCTTCCATCACGAGATCGCCACGGCTGTCTCCCTGGGCATTTTCGGCAGCATCGACGCCAACCGCGGCGATCCGCAGAACGGCTGGGACACCGACCAGTTCCCCAACAGCGTCGAGGAAATGACCCTGGCCACCTATGAAATCCTCAAGGCCGGGGGCTTCGGCAATGGCGGGTTCAACTTCGACTCCAAGGTTCGGCGCCAGAGCGTGGACGATATCGATCTGTTCCACGGCCATGTCGCCGCCATGGACGTCCTCGCCCTCGCCCTGGAGCGCGCGGCAGCCATGGTGCAGAACGATCAGTTGCAACAATTCAAGGACCAGCGCTACGCCGGCTGGCAGAAGCCGTTTGGCAAGGCAGTGATAGCTGGCGACTTCAGCCTTGAATCGCTGGCCGAGCACGCCTTTACCAACGAGCTCAATCCCCAGGCCGTCAGCGGTCGCCAGGAAATGCTCGAAAACGTGGTCAATCGGTTTATCTACCCCTGA
- a CDS encoding XylR family transcriptional regulator: MKTVPPVHRIALLFNGSKIYDRGIISGIGNYLSSTRASWDLFLEEDFLCRLKGIERWQGDGIIADFDDPLIGEALAGIKLPVVAVGGSYQDERAYPKGIPYVATDNDALMKLAYEHLIEAGLTRFACFSLPEAQANRWAQEREKAFRRLVQRDGLHAEVYRGMGTSAPLWDSAVEQQIAWLQSLPKPIGIIAVSDARARQLLQACLTAGIAVPEQVALIGIDNDPLTRSLTRVPLSSVIQGTETMGRTAARLLHQMLHGMPSTGTQILVPPDAINVQVSSLHQPLGNPYVMQALLFIRQYACQGIKTAQVAAYVGVSRSSLEAHFRKERGCSVHDEILRFKLAAAANGLENTNAPIADIAQNCGFKSAQYLHTVFRREFGCTPREYQQGTNTATH; the protein is encoded by the coding sequence ATGAAAACCGTCCCGCCCGTTCACCGCATTGCGTTGCTGTTCAATGGCAGCAAGATCTACGACCGCGGCATCATCAGTGGTATCGGCAACTATCTGAGCAGCACGCGTGCGTCCTGGGACTTGTTTCTCGAGGAAGATTTTCTCTGCCGTTTGAAAGGCATCGAGCGCTGGCAGGGCGACGGGATCATTGCCGATTTCGACGACCCGCTGATCGGCGAGGCGCTGGCCGGGATCAAGCTGCCGGTGGTGGCGGTGGGCGGTTCCTATCAGGATGAACGCGCCTACCCGAAGGGCATTCCCTACGTCGCCACCGACAATGATGCATTGATGAAATTGGCCTATGAGCACCTGATCGAGGCCGGGCTGACCCGTTTCGCCTGTTTCAGCCTGCCTGAAGCACAAGCCAATCGCTGGGCCCAGGAACGGGAGAAAGCCTTTCGCCGGCTGGTGCAGCGCGATGGCCTGCACGCCGAGGTCTATCGTGGCATGGGCACCAGCGCACCGCTCTGGGACAGCGCCGTCGAACAGCAGATCGCCTGGCTGCAAAGCCTGCCCAAACCTATCGGCATCATCGCCGTCAGCGACGCCCGCGCCCGGCAACTGCTGCAAGCTTGCCTGACAGCCGGGATCGCCGTGCCGGAGCAAGTGGCGTTGATCGGCATCGACAACGATCCCCTGACCCGCAGCCTGACGCGGGTGCCATTGAGCTCGGTGATCCAAGGCACCGAGACCATGGGCCGCACCGCCGCACGCCTGCTCCATCAGATGCTGCACGGCATGCCGTCCACGGGCACGCAGATTCTGGTCCCGCCGGATGCGATCAATGTGCAGGTATCGAGCCTGCATCAACCGTTGGGCAACCCTTATGTCATGCAGGCACTGCTCTTCATCCGCCAATACGCCTGCCAGGGCATCAAGACGGCCCAAGTGGCGGCTTATGTAGGGGTATCGCGTTCATCGCTGGAGGCGCATTTTCGCAAGGAGCGGGGTTGTAGCGTCCACGACGAAATCCTGCGCTTCAAACTGGCCGCCGCCGCCAACGGACTGGAAAACACCAACGCGCCGATTGCCGACATCGCCCAGAATTGCGGCTTCAAATCGGCGCAATACCTGCACACCGTGTTCCGCCGCGAATTCGGCTGCACGCCCCGGGAGTACCAGCAGGGGACAAATACGGCCACTCACTGA
- a CDS encoding saccharopine dehydrogenase NADP-binding domain-containing protein, translated as MTLRVMVVGGYGNFGSIVSRHLVVMPGVELVISGRDARKLQRKVDELNAQSGTVCESWCGDAMGPGFKSVLGLMNIQWVIHTGGPFQGQSYAVAESCIDAGVNYCDLSDSRAFVTGIGALDARAKQAGVAILSGCSSVPTLSAALIDQQRHRFKRIDTIEHGISSSAKMPGLSTVEGVLAYAGKPIKQLRNGRVHEVLGWQDLTLRRMHSMGTRVLANVDVPDMDIFAGRYGAQTLSFKAGAGLKLGGIANYLLAWAMRMGMVRDHVPWAARLHRWGLWFERFGDGKSAMYIDVHGIGADDEPLSLNVQLCAMNDKGPEIPSCAAVALAAKVAQGYLPEPGARACVGEITVDEYMAAINDPQNLSLSVHFSDGQG; from the coding sequence ATGACGCTCAGGGTCATGGTGGTCGGTGGGTATGGAAATTTCGGCAGTATCGTTTCCAGGCATCTGGTGGTGATGCCAGGTGTAGAACTGGTGATTTCGGGGCGTGACGCTCGAAAACTGCAGCGCAAAGTCGATGAGTTGAACGCTCAATCGGGCACTGTGTGTGAAAGTTGGTGCGGCGATGCCATGGGGCCAGGCTTCAAATCCGTCCTTGGCTTGATGAACATCCAATGGGTCATTCATACCGGCGGCCCCTTTCAAGGGCAATCCTATGCAGTCGCCGAGAGCTGCATCGACGCGGGCGTGAACTACTGTGACCTGTCCGATTCCAGGGCCTTTGTCACCGGCATTGGCGCACTCGACGCCCGGGCAAAACAGGCAGGCGTGGCGATCCTCAGTGGTTGCAGCTCAGTGCCGACGCTCTCGGCCGCCCTCATCGATCAGCAGCGGCATCGTTTTAAACGCATTGACACGATCGAGCATGGGATTTCCTCTTCGGCCAAGATGCCGGGGTTATCCACCGTCGAAGGCGTTCTCGCTTATGCGGGTAAGCCGATCAAGCAACTCAGGAATGGCCGAGTGCATGAGGTCCTGGGATGGCAGGATCTGACGCTTCGCAGAATGCACTCTATGGGCACCCGGGTATTGGCCAATGTCGACGTGCCGGACATGGATATCTTCGCCGGCCGCTATGGTGCCCAGACCCTGAGCTTCAAGGCCGGCGCTGGTCTGAAGCTCGGCGGCATTGCCAACTACCTGCTGGCCTGGGCAATGAGGATGGGGATGGTGCGTGACCATGTCCCTTGGGCGGCCAGGCTTCATCGATGGGGGCTCTGGTTCGAACGATTTGGCGATGGCAAAAGCGCAATGTACATCGACGTCCATGGCATCGGTGCCGATGACGAGCCGCTGTCGTTGAACGTCCAGCTCTGCGCCATGAACGACAAAGGGCCGGAAATTCCCAGCTGTGCAGCCGTTGCTTTGGCGGCAAAAGTTGCCCAAGGGTATCTGCCCGAGCCCGGTGCTCGGGCCTGTGTGGGTGAAATCACCGTCGACGAATACATGGCCGCCATCAACGATCCACAAAACCTCAGCCTGTCCGTGCATTTCTCTGACGGGCAGGGTTGA
- a CDS encoding DUF2269 family protein, whose protein sequence is MLYLCVKYIHVIAAIFLFGFGMGSYLYLIAASRTANPQVIAHVARTVVRFDTWITTPAGFIQIVTGYLLMRLAGLPLITEWIMTSLIIFFCVGALWLPVLVLQKRLYVMASSAVGDGRTLDDRYSSVYQKWFWMGVLGFLGMFVIVLIMVTKMTPRQWIELLLG, encoded by the coding sequence ATGCTCTATCTGTGCGTGAAGTACATCCATGTGATCGCGGCCATTTTCCTGTTCGGCTTCGGCATGGGGTCATACCTCTACCTGATCGCCGCCAGCCGCACCGCCAACCCGCAAGTCATTGCCCATGTGGCCAGGACGGTCGTCCGATTCGACACCTGGATTACCACGCCGGCGGGTTTTATTCAGATAGTAACGGGTTATCTGCTAATGAGGCTGGCCGGACTCCCCCTGATCACTGAATGGATCATGACGTCGCTGATCATCTTCTTTTGCGTGGGCGCGCTCTGGCTTCCGGTGCTGGTGCTCCAGAAGCGCTTATACGTAATGGCGTCGAGCGCGGTGGGGGATGGGCGGACGCTCGATGATCGATACTCATCCGTGTATCAGAAGTGGTTCTGGATGGGGGTTCTGGGCTTTTTGGGGATGTTTGTCATCGTGCTGATCATGGTGACGAAGATGACGCCACGTCAGTGGATCGAGCTATTGCTGGGTTAA
- a CDS encoding thiol-disulfide oxidoreductase DCC family protein, which translates to MPISQTRPSPAPLLKPGETVVLFDGVCKLCNGWARFLIRHDRDRRVRLASVQSPEGQALLAWAGLPLQQFDTMAVVRDRHYWVRSDAIFEVVALLPWAWRPVKLLRYVPRMLRDWAYDRIALNRYRLFGKHDICLLPNADHERRFLKMSTPGTNPLERVDT; encoded by the coding sequence ATGCCCATCTCCCAAACTCGCCCTTCACCCGCGCCCTTGCTCAAACCAGGCGAGACAGTGGTCCTGTTCGATGGTGTTTGTAAACTGTGCAATGGCTGGGCGAGGTTCCTGATCCGCCACGACCGCGACCGACGCGTGCGGTTAGCCTCCGTCCAGTCGCCCGAAGGACAAGCCTTGCTTGCCTGGGCAGGCTTACCCTTGCAGCAGTTCGACACCATGGCAGTGGTTCGTGATCGGCATTACTGGGTGCGTTCGGATGCGATTTTTGAAGTCGTAGCCCTGCTGCCTTGGGCCTGGCGCCCGGTGAAACTGCTGCGCTACGTCCCCCGCATGCTTCGGGACTGGGCCTATGATCGCATTGCCCTGAATCGTTATCGGCTGTTTGGCAAACACGACATATGCCTGTTGCCGAACGCGGATCATGAACGGCGTTTCTTGAAAATGTCCACGCCTGGGACCAACCCGCTGGAACGGGTCGATACTTAA
- a CDS encoding LysR family transcriptional regulator encodes MSQHPDLSELDAFAAVARHRSFRKAADERGVSASALSHAMRALEARLGVRLLNRTTRSVTPTEAGHQLLATLAPTLQQVADALTQLTSLQDVPAGKLRLNVARPAARAVFAKVLGPFVARYPRIQLDLVTDDGLTDIVSGGFDAGVRFGESLAGDMIAVPVGPPQSFVTVAAPTYLAAKGIAQVPRDLLDHACIARRFPSGKLYAWEYQAEGQPIRLSVTGPLMLEDDALMIQAAKDGAGIAYVYEELARDDLRSGYLTELLAQWKAPPSRFFLYYPSRRHVPPALKALIEFIRADDWLT; translated from the coding sequence ATGAGTCAGCACCCCGATCTGTCCGAACTGGACGCCTTTGCCGCCGTCGCTCGCCATCGCAGCTTTCGCAAGGCCGCCGACGAGCGGGGTGTTTCGGCCTCGGCATTGAGCCACGCAATGCGGGCCCTGGAAGCACGCCTGGGTGTCAGGCTGCTCAACCGCACCACGCGCAGCGTGACCCCGACCGAGGCCGGCCACCAGCTATTGGCAACGCTGGCCCCTACCCTGCAGCAGGTTGCCGATGCCTTGACGCAGTTGACCTCGCTGCAGGACGTGCCCGCCGGCAAGCTTCGCCTCAACGTGGCGCGTCCGGCGGCGCGTGCAGTATTTGCGAAAGTACTTGGGCCATTCGTGGCCAGGTATCCGCGCATTCAATTGGACCTGGTCACCGATGATGGCTTGACCGATATCGTGAGCGGCGGTTTTGACGCCGGCGTGCGCTTTGGCGAAAGCCTGGCCGGCGACATGATCGCCGTCCCTGTCGGCCCCCCTCAATCGTTCGTGACCGTGGCCGCGCCAACCTACCTGGCCGCGAAGGGGATTGCCCAGGTTCCACGGGATTTGCTCGACCATGCCTGCATCGCCCGGCGTTTTCCCAGCGGCAAACTCTACGCTTGGGAGTATCAGGCAGAGGGGCAACCGATCCGTTTGTCCGTCACCGGCCCGCTCATGCTTGAAGACGATGCTTTGATGATCCAGGCGGCGAAAGATGGCGCCGGGATTGCCTACGTCTACGAGGAATTGGCGCGCGATGACCTGCGCAGTGGGTATCTCACGGAACTGCTTGCGCAATGGAAAGCGCCGCCGAGCCGGTTTTTTCTCTATTACCCCAGCCGACGCCATGTGCCACCGGCCCTGAAAGCGCTCATCGAGTTCATCCGAGCGGATGATTGGCTAACCTGA
- a CDS encoding aldo/keto reductase, whose translation MQKNRLGSSDFLISPIGLGTWAIAGTGWEYSWGAQDDEDSLGALEYAVERGVNWIDTAAVYGLGHAERLVGQLLRRVPASRRPLVFTKGSLVWDPVTKAISHSLAPGSLLAEVEASLRRLQVETIDLYQIHWPAFPADGSSEGIEEALSALVTAREQGKIRAIGVSNFDVAQLKRAQAVTEIISLQPPYSALMRDIEEDVLPFCEQAGMGVLAYSTLQSGLLSGSMTRERIAQLPDDDWRKARSADFQEPRLSANLALVEVLAGIGERHGVSAAAVAIAWALRKPVVAGAIVGARRPGQVDGLIAGSQLRLSAEEIDEIQPFLPLGMGTNVPGALEL comes from the coding sequence ATGCAAAAGAATCGTCTTGGATCATCGGACTTCCTGATTTCGCCCATTGGCCTGGGAACCTGGGCCATTGCTGGCACCGGCTGGGAATACAGTTGGGGCGCGCAGGACGACGAGGACAGCCTGGGCGCCCTTGAATACGCTGTCGAGCGCGGGGTGAACTGGATCGATACGGCGGCGGTTTATGGGCTGGGCCATGCCGAGCGACTGGTCGGGCAGTTGTTGCGCCGGGTGCCGGCTTCGCGGCGTCCGTTGGTGTTCACCAAGGGCAGTCTGGTCTGGGACCCGGTCACCAAGGCAATTTCACACTCGCTGGCGCCTGGATCATTGCTCGCCGAGGTCGAGGCAAGTTTGCGCCGACTGCAAGTCGAAACCATCGACCTTTATCAGATCCACTGGCCGGCCTTTCCTGCCGACGGTAGCAGTGAAGGGATCGAGGAGGCACTTTCGGCGTTGGTCACCGCCCGCGAACAGGGGAAAATCCGCGCTATCGGCGTCTCCAATTTTGATGTCGCGCAACTCAAGCGGGCTCAGGCGGTGACCGAGATCATCTCACTCCAGCCGCCTTATTCCGCCTTGATGCGGGACATCGAGGAGGACGTCCTGCCATTTTGCGAGCAGGCCGGAATGGGTGTCCTGGCCTATTCCACCCTTCAATCGGGACTGCTGTCCGGTAGCATGACGCGTGAGCGCATCGCCCAATTGCCCGACGACGATTGGCGAAAGGCCCGAAGCGCGGATTTCCAGGAGCCTCGCTTGAGCGCGAACCTGGCGTTGGTCGAGGTTTTGGCCGGTATTGGTGAACGGCACGGGGTGAGCGCGGCGGCAGTCGCCATCGCCTGGGCGCTGCGCAAACCGGTGGTGGCCGGCGCCATCGTCGGTGCTCGCCGTCCCGGACAGGTCGATGGGCTGATTGCCGGCTCGCAGCTGCGCCTCAGTGCCGAGGAGATCGACGAGATTCAACCTTTCCTGCCCTTGGGTATGGGCACGAATGTCCCTGGGGCGCTTGAGCTTTAA
- a CDS encoding DeoR/GlpR family DNA-binding transcription regulator, translated as MTSPHETFPGERQQLISQRLARYGRVIAADLASEFNVSEHSIRRDLGALAAAGVCKRVYGGAILLPAAEGSMEARVRKDPARKGSLGQAAAALLRAGQHVFIDAGSTNLAVACAIDPHLQLTLTTNSPLIAVQLMKLPSAEVILLGGRLSPNAGGVIGLTAVQQLRQFSFDVCVLGACAIDPDNGVTAFGLDDAEFKRAVVAASGQVIAAVTNEKLSSVAHYQVASCEEVAALVVEHDAPRERLEPFFGRVTNVVTAAREQRRT; from the coding sequence ATGACTTCTCCTCACGAAACGTTCCCCGGCGAACGCCAGCAATTGATCAGCCAGCGTCTCGCTCGGTATGGCCGGGTGATCGCGGCTGACCTGGCCAGCGAATTCAATGTCTCCGAACACTCGATCCGGCGTGATCTGGGCGCATTGGCAGCGGCGGGGGTGTGCAAGCGCGTTTATGGCGGCGCGATACTCTTGCCCGCTGCCGAAGGGTCGATGGAGGCGCGCGTGCGTAAAGACCCGGCGCGCAAGGGCAGCCTCGGCCAAGCGGCCGCTGCATTGTTGCGCGCGGGCCAACACGTGTTTATCGACGCCGGGTCGACCAACCTGGCCGTCGCCTGCGCTATCGATCCGCACCTGCAATTGACCCTCACCACCAATTCGCCGTTGATTGCGGTTCAGTTGATGAAACTGCCCAGCGCCGAGGTCATCCTGCTGGGTGGCCGCTTGAGTCCAAACGCGGGAGGTGTGATCGGGCTGACGGCTGTCCAGCAATTGCGCCAATTCAGTTTCGACGTGTGTGTCCTCGGCGCCTGCGCCATCGATCCCGACAATGGCGTCACGGCGTTCGGCCTGGACGACGCGGAGTTCAAGCGCGCGGTGGTCGCGGCAAGTGGGCAGGTGATCGCGGCGGTGACCAATGAAAAGCTGTCCAGCGTTGCCCACTACCAGGTGGCCTCCTGCGAAGAAGTCGCCGCCCTGGTGGTGGAGCACGATGCGCCCCGTGAGCGACTCGAACCCTTCTTCGGCCGGGTGACCAACGTCGTGACGGCTGCCCGTGAACAGCGCCGTACCTGA
- a CDS encoding Gfo/Idh/MocA family protein has product MQPIRLGLVGYGKIAQDQHVPAIHANPAFQLVAVATQGQPCAGVENFRSLGELLENGPHVDAIAFCTPPQGRFALVQQALAAGKHVLVEKPPCATLGEAMALVEQVREQDVSGLFAWHSRYAPGIEAARDWLASRTVHSVQIDWKEDVRKWHPGQAWIWQPGGLGVFDPGINALSIATHLLALPLFVESAELRVPDNCQSPIAASIKMADARHLDIRAEFDFDHGHDELWSIEIRCAEGVLRLDNGGALLSIDGVRQAVSEEGEYAAVYRHFQQLINDKASDMDLQPLRLVADSFFVGSRTAVEPFYD; this is encoded by the coding sequence ATGCAACCGATTCGTCTCGGCCTGGTGGGCTACGGCAAGATTGCCCAGGATCAACACGTTCCAGCCATCCACGCCAACCCCGCATTTCAACTGGTGGCGGTCGCCACGCAAGGGCAACCCTGCGCCGGGGTGGAGAACTTCCGGTCCCTGGGCGAGCTGCTCGAAAACGGCCCGCACGTCGATGCGATTGCGTTTTGCACGCCGCCACAAGGTCGATTTGCCCTGGTGCAACAAGCGCTGGCGGCCGGTAAACACGTCCTGGTGGAAAAACCGCCGTGCGCCACCCTGGGCGAGGCCATGGCCTTGGTGGAGCAAGTTCGCGAGCAAGACGTCAGCGGCCTGTTCGCCTGGCATTCCCGTTACGCCCCGGGCATCGAAGCCGCCCGTGACTGGCTGGCCAGTCGCACCGTGCACAGCGTCCAGATCGATTGGAAGGAAGACGTGCGCAAGTGGCACCCCGGCCAGGCGTGGATCTGGCAGCCCGGTGGCCTGGGTGTCTTCGATCCGGGCATCAATGCCTTGTCGATTGCGACCCATTTGTTGGCGTTGCCGTTGTTCGTGGAGTCCGCCGAGTTGCGCGTGCCGGACAACTGCCAGTCGCCGATTGCCGCCAGCATCAAGATGGCCGACGCGCGTCACCTCGATATTCGTGCGGAGTTCGATTTCGACCATGGTCATGACGAACTCTGGAGCATCGAGATTCGCTGCGCCGAAGGCGTCCTGCGCCTGGACAACGGCGGTGCGCTGTTGAGCATCGATGGCGTGCGCCAGGCCGTCTCCGAGGAAGGTGAGTACGCCGCGGTATATCGGCATTTCCAGCAACTGATCAACGACAAAGCCAGTGACATGGACCTGCAGCCACTGCGGTTGGTCGCGGACAGCTTTTTTGTCGGCAGTCGGACGGCGGTCGAGCCGTTCTACGATTAA
- a CDS encoding tRNA (adenine(22)-N(1))-methyltransferase: MNEQTLSMRLERVAAHMPAGARLADIGSDHAYLPVALLRRGAIETAVAGEVALTPLRAAERTVGENGLEQWISVRLADGLAAIEPEDEITAISLCGMGGETIRDILDSGKARLSGRERLILQPNGGEQPLRQWLMENDYRILCEEVLRENRFYYEIIVAERAGPVTYTAEQLYFGPLQMQARTPIFLAKWQRLLRQKQKTLTSFAKARQAVPEEKLHDITRQVRWITELLA, encoded by the coding sequence TTGAACGAACAGACCTTGTCCATGCGCCTGGAGCGCGTGGCGGCGCATATGCCGGCGGGTGCGCGCCTGGCCGATATCGGCTCGGATCACGCTTACCTGCCGGTGGCCTTGCTGCGCCGTGGCGCTATTGAGACAGCGGTGGCCGGCGAGGTGGCGTTGACGCCGTTGCGCGCCGCCGAGCGCACCGTGGGCGAGAATGGCCTGGAGCAATGGATCAGCGTGCGCCTGGCCGACGGCCTGGCGGCAATCGAGCCGGAAGACGAGATCACGGCGATCAGTCTCTGTGGCATGGGCGGCGAAACGATCCGCGACATCCTGGACAGTGGCAAAGCTCGGCTGAGCGGGCGGGAGCGGCTGATCCTGCAACCCAACGGCGGCGAACAACCGCTGCGCCAATGGCTGATGGAGAACGACTACCGCATCCTTTGCGAGGAAGTGCTGCGGGAAAACCGTTTCTACTACGAGATCATCGTCGCCGAGCGCGCCGGGCCGGTGACGTACACCGCCGAGCAGCTGTACTTCGGCCCACTGCAGATGCAAGCCCGAACCCCGATTTTCCTGGCCAAGTGGCAACGCCTGTTGCGCCAGAAGCAAAAGACCCTCACCAGCTTTGCCAAGGCGCGGCAGGCTGTGCCCGAAGAGAAACTGCACGACATCACACGGCAGGTCCGTTGGATCACTGAGCTGTTGGCTTGA